In Bombus vancouverensis nearcticus chromosome 12, iyBomVanc1_principal, whole genome shotgun sequence, the genomic stretch TTCATAATATAAAACTATCCTTCGTTCATAAtataaaactataattaattacatttagCTTTACTCAATCAATTGTCCACttaaatatataagtttaataCAGCTGTAACACTGAATATGGATAGTATACACGCAACATGAATTATTTAAGCGATGTTTGCATTTATAGTTGCAATAGAAACAAAATAAAGActacattttttacttttctttagTGCCGTTTATACCTTAAACAACGAAATGTAACAACTCGTACTAGTAAGAAAAATCGTTATTTCAACACTGATCATAACGCCTGTAGAAAAATCTTTACATTCCGTATGTTTCCTTTTTATTACTTCAATTATAGTTGAATAGGTACTTCCAACAATTCGTTTGAATAATTACGTATAGgaaagtaaaattataaaaatgcaGAGTGCTTGCTACATAAAATTAGAAATGTAGAgacgatatatttataaataatcgaAAGATGAATATTAAAGTCTTTTCATTgccaaaaattattatacaacaGTTGCCCATAGTAAAGTATAACATATACTTTTGGCACTCGATGGGGTCACTCGATACAAGCGACTATATTTCATTGGATTTTACATAATAATAACGATCCGTGGTTCCAcactatatgtatatagaattGAAGCTCgttcgaaaaaattgtatttaaataaagaaaccTTTCTTCAAAgtatcaatattttataacaaagaattttttaaaatatgtgAAATACTAAAATCTTTAATACCTTGTATGTATATCTCAAAACATACAGGTAGAATGAAtattttgtgaaaatatattaaGGGTAAAAGTACAAAATATGGAGAGCTatttaaacgaatattttttcattttctttttataagtAAAAGCTATAaatgataatattatttaatagtaCTATTTTACAACGTTCATGTAACGCTCAGGTATACAGTATACTTATCACAATATTTCATTCGCCATACACCCtaaatattctttctttatCTTTACATATTAACATACAACACTAATTAGTAAATTGTTTCGAGCAAATGACGTTACAATGCAACTCCTATATTAATTATTACGCATTTAATCGCGATAACGCGATTGCAACTAACATCATTTTTCGATTTCAAATTTTtgtcttttcattttttcagaaaatagaagccaaaaaactctgaatatagtactcaattttaatgttttctttaaagatattcttaatatttaattcttctttCAAGACATTACTTCTCTTATAGAGTTTAACTCTTGCATTTCCATATGCGATATTACTATATATAACGTAGATATTAACGATTAAATTACATTAGTTAAAAAGACTATTCGGAGAAAACCTTTAATGTATAATCAATATactcactatattttatacatggCATAAAATGTGAACGGCTGGATTAGATTGTtcgtaaaaaattaaaagacaACATAATAACTTTGATTATTTGATCCACGTTTGATCATACTCGTTAATAAGACTTCCTTCAGATTTTTGTTCAGTAGAATTATTCTTATACATGAAAAGATAATATTTGCAGTACCTTCttttctattaaatatatttaataacgaGACACTTTGAAAGTCAGAACacaattttattcttattaaatCACATAATATAATTGGTAAAAGTATTTTAGGtatgaattaaatattttttatatttttaagtattataCATGCCTACTGGTATTATATAAACACTAAAATccgaaaacaaaaatatatataattatatattgtacaaataaataatgaataaaatTCAGTTATCTCAATTAAAACAatctattttaattaataaattaatcataTGTAATTGTATATTGACTTTCATTGTACCTCGTTTTACTTCTCTTCATAACTTGGCACAAATTTTGTCACAGGTTCGCATATGcttataaatacatatcaatCCTTAAAATTCGTTACTGATGTACtttttatgataaaatattacatacaGTTTATTATTACAAAGTATATAATTTTGGATCTATATGATGGAATAAATTACCCGCTATCAagtataagaaaatatttctctcaGTACATTGAAAATGACATGTACATCAGTAATGCAAACTTTTCTCCATAAGAGATTGTCCTGCactttattattgttttgaaaTATATCTCATACTTTCTAAGTTTTGGCTTTCAACCGTTCGCATCTATAACATTTGAATTACTTATAAtgcataaaattaatatttaaaatattactaaCGTGGATGCAAACATGTTGCAAAATAACCTAGCAAAAATATTGTTcataggacttgttgacaaaaCGTAAAGGACATAAGTACTATTTGTTAACAATTTATACTTAAAATGAAACtcttaaaaatacatattaaaaGATGTAGCTGTAACTCATGGAATACTAATGCATCATTATAGACATATATGAAAATccttaaaagaataatatatatataataactattTTATAGTGAAAACTATGACTTATGCCTCTTTCGTTAAATGCAAAGCAGCTTCGTTAAAGCAGATAATTAGTATGTTGAAAAAATCAATAGTTAACAAAGATTTTTTCTGCATACAACGATTTTTGCACCTACAGTCATGTAGCATGTAAAATCGAACTGATCGAACAACCTAGTCCAATTGGCATTATGTACAAGGGGAAGGAACAATTTGGTCAGGTGGTTAATTGGTAAGTCATTTAAAACACACCTGGTAAGTCCGAAATGACACATGTCGTTTGGACCAAGCAGGATTCTCACTCTATTCCTTTTCACGAGGAACGTAATTTTCATCATACTTAATCACCCTCAGTTATCTTTACGAGccttttttttacttttcttttgaGGTTTGGCTTCTGTCCAGACATctaaaatatgtttaaaaacACGTTTAAGATTTCTACTCTTGAGATCCaagaatttatattattattacaatattcaAAACTACAAAATTAGATTTATTACAGTGTATAAAATTACCTCCTAGTTCATCAAACACTGGTCCAGTCTTCTCTTGTGTTTGTATAGCTTTAGGACTTTTTCCTTCTGAATTATCTAAATCTTTTTCTGTATTCTCATCCTTCTTTTTTGCTCTTTGTTCTTGAACTTTATTATCTACTTTTGATGTAGGTGGGGTCACTACAGAGGTGTTTTCACTTTCAGAGACTTTCTTAGTCTTCTTTGACTTTccactctttttctcttctttttctaccttttcattcttaaatataattaaattgcattaattattataatattaaatattaagcaTATATATACGAAAATAAACATTTAAATGAACATTTAAAGAATACCTTAGTTTGTTCTTCCTTTTGTTGTTCTTTTTCCTTACTTATTTCCTCGTTGGAAATAGGTGTAAGTATCAcatcttttttctccttctctttcaattctttattttctgtttcctTAATAACTTTATCTTTAATTTCTGTTTTTTCTGAAACTTTTTGTTTTGTAACTTCTTCATTAATTAAATCAGCCTTTTTAGCattctttttgttcttctttgaaggagattcttcttcttttttcttatttttcttatcttttcgtgaATAAGCTTGTTCCCAGTCGCctatattttaaagataaaattaatgtttatctagaatattattttaaaagtcatttaaaaatattcaatagaaTGTTACCTTCATCGAAGTCAACTGGCTTCTCTTGGAATAAATTCtttatattcttcttattttttactTGTTCAACTTTGTTTTCTTTACCAACTTTTACTATAACTtgatctttatctttttttgttacagaaattttattatcttcTTGTTTTCGTTCTTTCAGCTTTCCTTCAATATCATCTGGTTTAGACACAGCTTTCTTTGTAGCATCCGTTTTTGTTGATACAGATTTTTTAATAGGACTTGGCTTTTCAGTTGTAACTTGGCCATTAACAGATTTCTGCAATATACATAAATTGTTTCAATGAAAATTTAGAATacataaatttttcattttttataatctGTATAcagacaaaaaagaaaattatattaattaagattGTCCTAGTTTatgaattttttgaaaatgGATACATAAATGTCTATTATGATacaatgaataataaaatattttaaaaaagtaGAGAAAGGGATAATAATATTGATTCTGAACAGCATACacataattaaattgcattttaCGCATTGAGAAAGACGATAACGAATAATCGTTTTCAACTGGTGATGCCAGCTGATTATCAACCATGTGTTCGTGTAGAAATACTTGCAACAAATAGACAACCATATGGACGGTAAACGATAAAGATTGTTAGATTTGCATTGTAAGTtgattcgaaaaaaaaaaagaaagatatattgTTTAAATCGTTCACTTATGTCGTGCTAACCTTTTCTTTGATCTTGCTACGTTTCTTGTTGGCAAATTTCCGGTCCACGTCGGAGCCTACCGAAAGTTGTGCAAAAGGTGGTTGTTCGGCTTTCTTGAAACCAAAGACGAAAACGAGAATTGCACATACAAGCACGATACCCACAGGTAACGCATATTGTGAATGCTGAAGCAGCAAGCTGACGTCCATGGCAATACAAAGGACGTGTCAACGTGTGCGAGACCGACGACGGAAATGAGGGACGGCAATAGAGTGACGGCGACAACACATACGGTTACAACTCGACGGTGATCGGTGAACCGAACGCTTAACGCACACGATACAGATCGAATAACTCAAAACATAGCACTCTAGTGGAAGGTCTTCGAATTACTAAATGCCAGGCGGGCGCCGATCTTCGCTGACGCGGCTGTGACATGCCACTAAATAACTCAAACGAGGTCTTATTTCATATATTCACAAAAGTTTCTATGGAAATTAAATAACACATTTACGGATAGCGATACATCAGAATATCATAAAATTAGCgattataatttatcaataatagaagaataatgtatcatataaatttttcattcttttgtatAGAAAGTACTGAATTTAATCACTTCGCCGCATCGATCCAAAGATCCACGTTACAAGAGTATACATATGTGATTAAAGTTTTCGTAAATGTAAATATGTAGTATGCATTACAATAAGTTCTAtcttgtttcaaacaaaatatcatAACATAAAATTTCTAGGTATATAAAAAATTTGTCTTTATTAAAATTAGTattgattataaataatataatacatataacatattaaatatCGTAACATAAAATTACTAGGCGTGTAAAAATTTGTCTTTATTAAAATTAGTattgattataaataatataatacatataacgtattaaacaAAATTCTTATTAACTTTTTGATATTTTAGCGAACTGTACAACCATTGGCTtatcttttaaaataaaacCATTTGTTTCATTAAGAGCTAATTGTGCTTGTTCTACATTTTGCAATGTGATGAATGCTTGACCCTTCATTCTACCCTCTTGCATAAGTCTCACATCATatctaaaacaaaataaattattattagaaacaattgttattaaattatataacaaGCAAATTgcttcttatttaatgcttactCAAATTCTGTTTTTAATTCAGGTACTATATATTTTCGGTAAATAAAATGTAGATCCTTCTCTTCAACTTGCTTTGTAAGATTCTTTATATATAAACGATTTGATGGTTTTCCAGGGTGGTAATTTTTAAAAACAGGAAGTAATCTTTGATCTATAATGaacaaaatataatgaaaaaaagATTTAACATGTTCTTTCTTTGattgttttgttatatttaGAAGAATACAATGTTTTATTGAGAATATAATAATTCTTACCATTAGCCGAAATTCTATTGTTCGCTAATTGATTAGATGTAATTACTTTTTGCTCAACACCCTTAGTATTTTCGCTATTTTCAGCAAAATCAAGGGGTTTAGAAAGCGGAAACATTAACCCAAAGCCACCATCTGCAGCATTGTTTGAATCAGTATTTTCCTCTTTATTTGAAGCATCTAAGAGTTTATCCACCATTTTCAGTTCAATTTTAAGATTTTTTGTTTCACCACGTTGTACTGGCTCAAACATATCTGCTGGTTTTACAACTTTTTGTGTAGAATTTGAAGATGTTATTTGTTTATTTGGATTaataaattttggaatttttaaacgttttttatGTTGTGGACGTTTTCTTTTTACAGGTATAATTTCCATAGGTATTGCATTATCTTCCTCATTTGACTCTATTTCCGATTCCTCTTCTTCTATTTCCTCATTGAAAATatctattgtatattatatattaaatatatatatataacttaaGAAAAGAAcataagaagaagagaaaatataatttcattaccTTCATTTTCTTTAGTATATAAactttcttttataaaaatatcattataCTTTTCTATATCATAAGCTTCCTTAAGTGCTGGAAATTCTGCTTCTAACTCTTCAAAAGGAGGTGGTAAATTCATCCTATTCATCAAATGTAAAACCTATGTAAACATAAGATAAGATGAATGAATAAAGAATAtagtatattaaattatacttttatattatattttaatttcttcacCTGAGTATAAAATACTGGTTCTTTTAATAATTGTATGGCTATTCTTATTAAAGTGCCTTTTGTTGGTGCtgaatatttatattgtatatttggTGGAGGTGGCTGAGTAAAAACTTGGTTCATAGTCCAACTATTTAGTTTCTGTAGAAATGTTTGAAAGTTAGATCTGTTTGTGGATTCCttcttactttcttcttttgtaagTTTGTTATTATCAAcattattttctgttttttctATTGACATAGACTTTTTAGCAAATTCAACCGTTAAATATTGTCCTTTGACATTTAATTGATGTAAACGTAACAATGCTTGTGTGGCTATTTCTTGAGATTGGAATTTTGCAAAAGTTATAGTGTACTTTTTAGAAAACCTCAAAGTTCGGGTTTTAGTAGCACCATATTTTTTGAATAATTCATTACGTCGTTCATCAGAAAGTTCTGGTGGCAAATGAAGAATTCTAAGTGTATCTGAGgcctaaaataaataatttcgttaatatatttaataagaataaatatttttattaatatatttaaaaacgtATTTCTGAATtccatataaaatttaaaaaataaaataaaaaccaaAAATACAATGAATCTAAGTAAATATCAAATTATGACAGGTTAAGTATTaatgatataatttataacataaacttaataaaattttcatttctatttataatttctcagtcatatgcatataaatatattaaattacatgtgCTATTTCAGATGACAtcctaaatttaaaaaattatcaaataatgtCAAACTATATTTATGATTATACTGCAGATCGTAAACATAAAGAACTTGTATGGACTATACACATCATCAGAAAGGAAATTATGAACCTGGAGGCTGAAGTCCAGCGACATCTTaagatatattaattaataaggcCGCGGCATATTCAATTTTGACAATTTTATTTGCTCCTACTTATAGTTTCTAGAAATTTTACTTAAACTAaagtttttgttaattttattgttacCACAAGAACGTAATAAAGATCAAAAACTAGATTAATCCactaattatataataaactataaatatatttaataagttagctacaaagtttttaaattaaatgtaagtttcgcgaaaagaagATTTCTGCttacgtttattttatatttgatatcTTTTCTAACTGTTCTATAAGTATcctattctattttatatttttttgttttaattcatCCGTTCTCTATGTACTACTACGCGAATGCTGTCATGGAAACAGTTTATACGGAACTACTTTCGGAAAGTTCACTTGTCAATTTGATCCGCCGAATTTACCGGCAAGTTTAAAAacaacgattatattttattcgtagTATATCAATTGCATTCTCATCGTCAAGAGACTTCATAGCTTGCGCTAAGcttaatacaatttttcaacTAGGATTATTGACTGTTCCTAATATTCGCTTCTACTAAAGTATCGATTGGCGTTCGCGAAAGTGACCGCAAAGCAGAATAATCTGTTGCTCGTTGTATTTAAGGATATTCCAATTTCCAAATGTAAGTAAGATCTGACAACCTAATTGAAAATTACATAATAAACATTTGTATTCAAATTTCCATGGATGTAATTCAGAGTATAggcatttaattatttatttcattgtaGTTACCAAGTATGTAGCGCCAAATCGTATTGCAGATAATGGTAATCAATAATcaaaatttatgataaaaaatgATTGTATATTTTAACATATCTCTATATAGGTGTCTATATTATCGTACATCTACAATAGATCGTTAACTAAagtagatattaaaataaaaaaataatttttatattactctcataattttattgaaaaagtaTTACATTCttatatgaaaaaaatacatttcttaCGGAATGTATCATGTCTCTAAATAAACAAACaagttattaaaatatttcagtcattataacaaatattaaatttatatgaaattcctataatatatctaataaatttgtatcctataatataataataaactgattataaattaaaatagatTATGTATCCAGGTTTAATCGAGACAGAGATCACAATAGAGCCCGCAGAGGTGGTAGTGGCAGAGGTAACAATAAAGGAGGTAGTGATAGTATTCGTGGTAATAGCATTAATATATGCGGTATACGTGGTAGAGGCACTACTAATAATATCAGAGGTATTGTAAAAAACAAACAACCTGGAGGAGCTCTTAGAAAAATCAATTGGGATGTGAGATCTTTAGAACCTTTGCGCAAAGATTTTTATATTGAACATCCTACAGTAAGAAGCAGGTAAAAACCTTTTATCTActctttattattttctttaactacaatataaatttcaatacaatACTTTACACTAGATCAAAAGAAGAAGTATGCCAGTTCAGAGAAAATGCAGAAATAACTATAAAAGGTGACAATATACCTAATCCTATTCAATATTTTGAGGAAGGAAACTTCCCACCGTATGTATTGGATGAAATACATAAACAGGGATACTCTCAACCTACAGCAATTCAAGCACAAG encodes the following:
- the LOC117164977 gene encoding uncharacterized protein LOC117164977 — translated: MDVSLLLQHSQYALPVGIVLVCAILVFVFGFKKAEQPPFAQLSVGSDVDRKFANKKRSKIKEKKSVNGQVTTEKPSPIKKSVSTKTDATKKAVSKPDDIEGKLKERKQEDNKISVTKKDKDQVIVKVGKENKVEQVKNKKNIKNLFQEKPVDFDEGDWEQAYSRKDKKNKKKEEESPSKKNKKNAKKADLINEEVTKQKVSEKTEIKDKVIKETENKELKEKEKKDVILTPISNEEISKEKEQQKEEQTKNEKVEKEEKKSGKSKKTKKVSESENTSVVTPPTSKVDNKVQEQRAKKKDENTEKDLDNSEGKSPKAIQTQEKTGPVFDELGDVWTEAKPQKKSKKKARKDN
- the LOC117164976 gene encoding RNA-binding region-containing protein 3, with the translated sequence MSSEIAHASDTLRILHLPPELSDERRNELFKKYGATKTRTLRFSKKYTITFAKFQSQEIATQALLRLHQLNVKGQYLTVEFAKKSMSIEKTENNVDNNKLTKEESKKESTNRSNFQTFLQKLNSWTMNQVFTQPPPPNIQYKYSAPTKGTLIRIAIQLLKEPVFYTQVLHLMNRMNLPPPFEELEAEFPALKEAYDIEKYNDIFIKESLYTKENEDIFNEEIEEEESEIESNEEDNAIPMEIIPVKRKRPQHKKRLKIPKFINPNKQITSSNSTQKVVKPADMFEPVQRGETKNLKIELKMVDKLLDASNKEENTDSNNAADGGFGLMFPLSKPLDFAENSENTKGVEQKVITSNQLANNRISANDQRLLPVFKNYHPGKPSNRLYIKNLTKQVEEKDLHFIYRKYIVPELKTEFEYDVRLMQEGRMKGQAFITLQNVEQAQLALNETNGFILKDKPMVVQFAKISKS